A single genomic interval of Alligator mississippiensis isolate rAllMis1 chromosome 15, rAllMis1, whole genome shotgun sequence harbors:
- the LOC109281562 gene encoding uncharacterized protein LOC109281562 — MEEAFFQLGQELARLQHLCAKQSELLQKLIPGTDPLIDLPTSMPIQCTDDTVGEEVERPNFRQPGAKPSSAIVACPAAPRLHDSAILQNQPQDADMLYALAVKYPPSAENDSLLSSGNRKLDFARALHSQSCDTPDIGKKAHFDAQLNDDMAFPAFNVSKRDSLASSAPQEFAVQNPVCVDSLFHSLDLYEDPQELPTEYAPGQSALPTEINVPVEIQGPVKTFWTPGWMLEDESGPPNPEATQDMQTYDFCQALFPAGTAQAD, encoded by the exons ATGGAAGAAGCTTTTTTCCAGCTTGGCCAAGAATTGGCCAGGCTTCAGcatttatgtgcaaagcagagTGAGCTGCTACAGAAGCTGATTCCAGGGACGGACCCACTCATCG ATCTGCCCACTTCGATGCCAATCCAATGCACCGATGATACGGTCGGAGAGGAAGTGGAAAGACCCAActtcaggcagccaggagcaaagccCTCCTCTGCCATCGTGGCCTGCCCAGCAGCTCCTAGACTGCACGACTCTGCTATTCTCCAGAACCAGCCCCAAGACGCAGACATGCTGTATGCTTTGGCTGTGAAGTACCCACCGAGTGCAGAAAACGACAGTTTATTAAGCAGTGGGAATAGGAAGCTGGATTTTGCAAGAGCCCTTCACAGCCAGTCCTGTGACACGCCAGATATAGGCAAGAAGGCACATTTTGATGCACAGTTGAATGATGATATGGCATTTCCTGCCTTTAACGTTAGCAAGAGAGACTCCCTAGCTAGTTCTGCCCCTCAAGAGTTTGCTGTTCAAAATCCAGTGTGTGTAGACTCTCTTTTCCACTCTCTGGATCTTTATGAAGACCCCCAGGAGCTACCGACGGAATATGCTCCCGGGCAGAGCGCTCTGCCTACAGAGATTAACGTTCCTGTAGAAATACAAGGACCTGTAAAG ACTTTCTGGACTCCGGGGTGGATGCTGGAAGATGAGAGCGGGCCTCCGAATCCTGAGGCTACTCAGGATATGCAGACCTATGACTTTTGCCAAGCCCTTTTCCCAGCAGGAACAGCCCAGGCAGACTAG